The window CTTGCGCGAGGGTGTGGAAGCCGCGCTCATCGTCGGCATCATCCTCGCCTATCTGGCCAAGGTAGGCCGCCTGGACTTGCGCCGCATTGTGTACGCCGCCCTGGGTGCGGCCCTCCTGGGCAGCGTGGTCGGCGCCGTGCTGATATCCCGGCTTCGCCTCAGCCAGGAGGCCTTTGAAGGCTGGGTCATGCTGGCCGCGGGATTCTTTGTCATCACGGTGGTCGTGTTCATGGCCCGCGCTGCCCGCGGCCTGCGCAAGGACATCGAGGCCAAGGTCGGCGCGTTCGCCGGGCGCGGTTCCCAGGTCGGCCTATTTTTGTTCGTGTTTCTCATGGTGCTGCGGGAGGGCGTGGAAACCGTGCTCATCCTGGGTGCCATGTACCTCAATACCGACGAACTCAGCAACCTGCTGGGCACTCTGGCGGGAGTCGCACTGGCCGTGGTTTTTGGCGTGATGTTCGTCAAGGGCAGCGTGCGCATCAACCTGCCGAAATTCTTCCGCGTCACTACCGTCATCCTGGGATTCGTTGCCGCGCAGTTGTTCGTTTCCGGCCTGCACGAGCTTTCTGAGAGCGGCGTGATCCCCGCTACGCGGGAGTCCATGGCGCTGATCGGGCCCATTGTGCGCAACGACCTGTTCTTCTTCGTCACCATCCTGGCTCTGGCGGCGATGATGGTGCTGTTCGAAGCCCGGCGTCGGGCTCCCGAAGCCGCGCCGGCCGAGTCCCGTGCCGCCCAGCGCAAGGCGGCCTGGAGCGCTCGCCGGGAACGCTTGTGGATGAGTTCGGTCTATGCCAGCGCCTTTGTCTTTATCATGCTGGTGACGGCGCAATTCATTTACGCGCGCAGCACCACTTCCCTTTCTCCGGCAAAACCCATGGAATTCGTGAATGGCGAGCTGCGCGTTCCGCTGGCCGAGGTTTACGACGGCGACCTGCACCGCTATTCCGCGGAAATCGACGGCGTCACCGTCCGCTTCCTGCTGTATCAGAAGCCGGACGGAAAGATTGCCACGGTGTTGGATGCCTGCGAGATTTGCGGTCCGGTAGGATTCACTCGCGGACCGCAAGGCATCGAGTGCAAGAACTGCGCCGCTCCTATCGATCCTCAATCGATGGGCATGCCCGGCGGCTGCAACCCGATTCCCTTGCAAGCCAGCGTTACCGAAACGGATGTCATCATCTCCCGGGCCGATCTGTCCTCCGGAGCGAGCCACTTCCACCACTAGCCATGTTCGCCCGCCTCCTGTACGAATCGTTCCGCCGGCAGCGCAGACGGAAGCTGTTGGCAGGCGTCTCCGTGACTCTGGGCATTGCCGTGATCACCGCCATGATCGGCGTCGCCACCGCGGTGGGCGACAAGATCAACCGCGAACTGCGCCAGTACGGCGCCAACCTCATCGTCTACCCCCACGAGGACACGCTGGACGTGGACATTGGTGGCGTCAACCTCAAGCCCGCCAGCGAAGGCGCCTACCTGAACGAAGCGGAGCTTCCAAAGATCAAGGGCATTTTCTGGCGCAACAACGTCCTCGGGTTCGCTCCCTTTCTGCCTGTCGCGGTCCGTGTGGAAACCGTCCACGGCGCGCGGGAAGTCGAGCTGCTGGGAACGTATTTTGCAAAGACTCTGAGCTTTGGCAAAGACCCGTTCACCACCGGGGTGCGCACTACGCATCCCTGGTGGAAGGTGCGTGGTGCCTGGCCGGGAGATGATTCGCAGGACGTGCTGATCGGTGAGCGCCTGGCTGCCACGCTCGGCGTTGGTGCCGGCTCGACCGTTCGCCTCGACGGGCGCGATGTCCGTGTGACCGGAATCCTCTCCACTGGCGACCAGCAGGAGGAGAGCGTAGTTGCTCCGCTGTCCTTCGCGCAGGAGATTGCCGGCCGTCCCGGGGTCGTGCGGCGGGTCTTCGTGAGCGCGCTGACCAGTCCGGAGGACATGTTTGCCCGCCGCGATCCCGCCACCATGACGCCCGCCGATCGCGACCGCTGGTATTGCACGCCTTATGCCCTCTCCATCGCCTACCAGCTTCGGGAAGTGATCGCGCAGTCCGATGCCGAGCCTATTCGGCAGGTGGCACAGAATGAAGGCAAGGTTCTCGAGCGCATCCGAAGTCTGATGCTGCTGGTTGCGCTTGCCGCTCTTCTGGCCTCCGCCCTTGCCGTTTCCGCCGCCATGGCAACGGCCCTTCTGGAGCGCCGCCGCGAAGTTGGACTGATGAAGGCGCTGGGTGCAAGAAGCGCCGCGGTCGCCTTGATCTTCGTCGCGGAGGCCTGCCTGCTAGCTCTTCTTGGAGGGACCGCGGGTTTCCTGATTGGCGTTTTGCTGGCCCGGCAGATCGGCATGGCAGTGTTCGGGTCGCAGATCGCGGTGCAACCTATGCTCTTCCCCGCCGTGCTCCTGCTGGCCGTACTGGTGACGCTCGCCGGCAGCGCCGCCGCCATCCGCCGGGCGTTGCGTTTCCATCCCGCCGTGGTCCTGCGAGGTGGCCTGTGACGCGCTGGCGCATGCTGCTGCGCCTGCTGCTGCGGGCCGCCTGGGTACGCCGCGAACGCGCTTTGACCGCCCTGGCTGCCTTTACCGTCGCTGCCGCGTCTTCCACCGCCATGCTCAATCTCTACTCCGATGCGGACGCCAAGCTGCGGCGTGAATTCCGCAACTACGGGGCCAACATCGTGATCGCACCGCGCGCCGGTGCAGCCCTTCCGGCGGACGCGTTGCAACGAGCGGAAACTATTCTCGGTGCAGACGGCCTGGTGGTCCCTTTTGCCTACGCGGTCGCCAAAACCTCGGAGGGAATTCCGATCGTTGTGGCCGGAACCGATCTCGAGCGCGCGCGCCGGATGAATACGTGGTGGCAGGTGACCGCCTGGCCCTCGTCCGCGGACCAGGCTCTGCTCGGAGCTCGCGCGTCCGAAGTCCTGGGCACGAGCGGCAATCTCGAGCTTTCTTTCGAGGGTCGGGTCCTGCGTTTGCAGCCGGCCGGCACCCTGCGCACCGGGTCGGCGGAAGACAGTCGGGTGTACGTTTCACTGGCGGAATTCACCGCCTGGACCGGCGTTGCGCCTTCGGTGGTCGAGGTGGCGGCGCTGGGATCCGCCCAGCAGGTCTCCGACGCTGCGGCTCGTCTGGAGGTGGCGCTCCCGGACGCAGACGTGCGCCCCATCCGCCGCATCGTGCAGGCGGAAGCGCAGGTTCTGGGTAAGACCCAGGCCGCCCTGCTCGCCTGCGTGGCGCTGATTATTCTCACCGCAGCGCTGTGCGTGCTCGCTACACTGACCGCGTCCGTGTTCGACCGCCGCAAGGACTTCGCGCTGATGAAAGCGCTGGGCGCGTCGCAAGCCATGGTGAACGCGATTTTCGCCGCCGAGTCCCTGCTGTTGGGCCTGTTGGGCGCCCTGGCCGGCTACGCGATTGGTGTCGGCTTGGCCGCCTGGATCGGACGCGCCAGCTTCCACGCCGCCGTAGAGCCGCGCCTTGGCGTTCTGCCGGTCATTGTCGCCGGCTCGCTGGCTATGGCGCTCTGGGCGGTGGTTCTGCCCTTATTTCTGCTGCGCCGCGTGCAACCTGCCGTGATGCTGAAAGGCGAGTGATGGGAATCGAGCTCAAGCATGTCAGCCGCGCCTATCCCGCGCGCAGCGACTCCAACGCCGGCGAAGTTCGTGCTCTCGACGACGTCACGTTTTCGGTGGGTTCGGGCGAGTGGCTGGCGGTCATGGGCCCTTCCGGCTCGGGGAAATCCACCCTGGTGAACCTGATCGGCTGCCTCGACCGCCCCGACAGCGGCACAGTCGAGGTGGAGGGCCAGAGTGTTGCCGATCTTTCCGGTCCCGCGCTGGACCGTTTTCGGGCGGAGACCATCGGCTTTGTCTTCCAGCAGTACCACCTGATTCCCTATCTCACCGCGCTGGAGAACGTCATGCTGGCGCAGTACTTCCACAGCATGACCGATGAGCAGGAAGCTCTGGAGGCGCTGGAGCGTGTCGGTCTGGCGGAACGTGCACGCCATCTACCCGCCCAGCTTTCCGGCGGCGAGCAGCAGCGCGTGTGCATCGCCCGCGCCCTCATCAACGATCCCAAGGTGATCCTGGCCGACGAACCCACCGGGAATCTGGACGCCGTGAACGAAGAAATCGTTATGGGCCTGCTGCGCGACCTGCACCGCCAGGGCCGGACCCTGGTCATGGTCACTCACGACCCGGTAGTGGCGCGCATGGCCGACCGGCGGCTGGAGCTGCACCACGGCCGCGTCACCACCCACGAGATCTACTCCATGCCCGATGAAGAGCTGTTCGACGAGATCCTGGAGGAGATGTGGATCTTGGAGGAGAACGGGGACCGCGCAGAGCTGGGCCGCATGCAACTCTCCGGTCCCATGCCCATCGGCCTCGCTGTCGAACGCATGGCGCAATCAGGATTGCTGGCCGAGCGCGCGCATCCCTCCGAACCCCACACGCACCGGCCCTCCTTGGACCGCTGCCACGAAGCGATTCATCCCGCCGAATCCGTCCCGGAGCACGGCAGCGCCGTGATTCAGTTCACCGAGCGCGGCCGGCGGCGTGCGGAAGATATCATCCGCCGCCACCGCCTCGCCGAGCGTTTGTTCACCGAGACCTTGCACCTGGACGACGAGGCGCAGATCGAGCAGCAGGCCTGCAAGTTCGAGCACATCCTCTCGCCGCAAGCCACGGACAAGATCTGCAGCTTTCTGGGTCACCCGCGCACCTGTCCGCACGGCAGCCCTATTCCCTACGGCACGTGTTGTCCGCGCTAGCTCTTCGCTCAAGCTGCCTGCGCGGGGAGGAGTTCACCGGAGTCGAGGTGGATGCGGTGCAGGCTGAGGTCGAGGCCGAGGTCTTGGCGCAGGCGGGCGACCATCTCCTGGCAGCGCGCGGCAGCCTCCTCGCGATTCTTGCGGGCGATGAGGAGCTGGAGTTCGGCGGCGCGCTCCTCGGCTTCGGCGGCCTGGCGGCGATAGGCGGCCGCAGCAAGCTGCGACAAGTAGGGCTCTTCGAGGCGGGTGAGGGGCGGCGTAGTTGCGACTTCAGGACCGTCGGGTTTCGGCATGGCGAGGCTCCTTAGTCATTGGGATACTTCTTGCTGCGAAAGGATAGCAGTCCGTAGAGTTAATAAGCCCGCCGGGAACGGTGAACCAGCAAGCGGAGTGAGCGAACCGGTTGTTGCCTCGATGCGATAACCAAGAACGCCATTCCCATGATTGGTTGCATAGAGAAAGTTGCCAGCAGGATCTATGGAGCCGGCAACGCCGACACCCGATAAGAAGGAAGGCTCGGTGCCCACCTTGAACGGGGAACCCGGCACTACCTCGAGGGCGCCGGTAGCGGGATTAACGCTCAGGACGGAGAACCCAGAGTCCCGGAAGTCATCGTCCGAACAGCAGTGTGGGAGGTCAACAACATAGAGGAACTTGCCGCTTGGATGGACCGTCATCGGCCCCACGGGTAACCTACTAATCGAGACGGGGGAACCGCTTGCCAATGTGAGTTCACCAGTTGATGAGTTGATGGAATACGCCGCTATAGCATCTGGAAAAGCCGCAACAAGTAGAAAGTCTCCGATGACAGCCAGCGCTCCTGGAGACTCAGCCGGAAAGAAAGGTGAAGCAGCCGTTTCCGCCATTTGGCCGGTGGTGCCATCGAAACTGAAAATCTGAATGCGGCCGGGGCTGCTCACGTAAAGGAAGCTCGAGTCTGGAGTGAAAGCTGGAATGTGCGGGAAGCGCCCAACGGTTACAGGCGGACCTGCTGCGGTAATGGCGCCGGTT of the Terriglobales bacterium genome contains:
- a CDS encoding ATP-binding cassette domain-containing protein translates to MGIELKHVSRAYPARSDSNAGEVRALDDVTFSVGSGEWLAVMGPSGSGKSTLVNLIGCLDRPDSGTVEVEGQSVADLSGPALDRFRAETIGFVFQQYHLIPYLTALENVMLAQYFHSMTDEQEALEALERVGLAERARHLPAQLSGGEQQRVCIARALINDPKVILADEPTGNLDAVNEEIVMGLLRDLHRQGRTLVMVTHDPVVARMADRRLELHHGRVTTHEIYSMPDEELFDEILEEMWILEENGDRAELGRMQLSGPMPIGLAVERMAQSGLLAERAHPSEPHTHRPSLDRCHEAIHPAESVPEHGSAVIQFTERGRRRAEDIIRRHRLAERLFTETLHLDDEAQIEQQACKFEHILSPQATDKICSFLGHPRTCPHGSPIPYGTCCPR
- a CDS encoding Fe-S-containing protein; this translates as MLQSFIVTLREGVEAALIVGIILAYLAKVGRLDLRRIVYAALGAALLGSVVGAVLISRLRLSQEAFEGWVMLAAGFFVITVVVFMARAARGLRKDIEAKVGAFAGRGSQVGLFLFVFLMVLREGVETVLILGAMYLNTDELSNLLGTLAGVALAVVFGVMFVKGSVRINLPKFFRVTTVILGFVAAQLFVSGLHELSESGVIPATRESMALIGPIVRNDLFFFVTILALAAMMVLFEARRRAPEAAPAESRAAQRKAAWSARRERLWMSSVYASAFVFIMLVTAQFIYARSTTSLSPAKPMEFVNGELRVPLAEVYDGDLHRYSAEIDGVTVRFLLYQKPDGKIATVLDACEICGPVGFTRGPQGIECKNCAAPIDPQSMGMPGGCNPIPLQASVTETDVIISRADLSSGASHFHH
- a CDS encoding FtsX-like permease family protein, translating into MTRWRMLLRLLLRAAWVRRERALTALAAFTVAAASSTAMLNLYSDADAKLRREFRNYGANIVIAPRAGAALPADALQRAETILGADGLVVPFAYAVAKTSEGIPIVVAGTDLERARRMNTWWQVTAWPSSADQALLGARASEVLGTSGNLELSFEGRVLRLQPAGTLRTGSAEDSRVYVSLAEFTAWTGVAPSVVEVAALGSAQQVSDAAARLEVALPDADVRPIRRIVQAEAQVLGKTQAALLACVALIILTAALCVLATLTASVFDRRKDFALMKALGASQAMVNAIFAAESLLLGLLGALAGYAIGVGLAAWIGRASFHAAVEPRLGVLPVIVAGSLAMALWAVVLPLFLLRRVQPAVMLKGE
- a CDS encoding beta-propeller fold lactonase family protein, giving the protein MRNGTVAASLSGESAPRSCSRMDRGRTTRLKRLAAVTLASLAAAGFFVGGCSSEPKPSTSPDGFLYATNFASDSITGYSVNSVTGALSQLPQFPLPTGPGSEPSSVVAAPSGNFLYTWTNDGCRAYRVNRQSGVLTEISGSPFQTLGAPVVTDPAGKFLLTMRADRPNDVSVYAIDPGTGAITAAGPPVTVGRFPHIPAFTPDSSFLYVSSPGRIQIFSFDGTTGQMAETAASPFFPAESPGALAVIGDFLLVAAFPDAIAAYSINSSTGELTLASGSPVSISRLPVGPMTVHPSGKFLYVVDLPHCCSDDDFRDSGFSVLSVNPATGALEVVPGSPFKVGTEPSFLSGVGVAGSIDPAGNFLYATNHGNGVLGYRIEATTGSLTPLAGSPFPAGLLTLRTAILSQQEVSQ
- a CDS encoding ABC transporter permease; amino-acid sequence: MFARLLYESFRRQRRRKLLAGVSVTLGIAVITAMIGVATAVGDKINRELRQYGANLIVYPHEDTLDVDIGGVNLKPASEGAYLNEAELPKIKGIFWRNNVLGFAPFLPVAVRVETVHGAREVELLGTYFAKTLSFGKDPFTTGVRTTHPWWKVRGAWPGDDSQDVLIGERLAATLGVGAGSTVRLDGRDVRVTGILSTGDQQEESVVAPLSFAQEIAGRPGVVRRVFVSALTSPEDMFARRDPATMTPADRDRWYCTPYALSIAYQLREVIAQSDAEPIRQVAQNEGKVLERIRSLMLLVALAALLASALAVSAAMATALLERRREVGLMKALGARSAAVALIFVAEACLLALLGGTAGFLIGVLLARQIGMAVFGSQIAVQPMLFPAVLLLAVLVTLAGSAAAIRRALRFHPAVVLRGGL